A single region of the Phycisphaerae bacterium RAS1 genome encodes:
- a CDS encoding Glycosyl hydrolase family protein: protein MPTNPLDEQALADRHDRREFLKLSALAGLAAATGAGAAGCAALSPRLGAAPEAPLTSKPLERVRVGIVGVGGMGCVHVSNLMNMPNVEVTAVCDIVPGKIEYVQDWLTKAGKPKPAGYSRGPRDFERMCQTEELDIVYNATPWEWHVPVCVAAMKNGKHTAVEVPASYTLDGCWELVETAEKHARHCIMLENCNYDRNELMILNMVRQGVLGEVLHGECGYLHDLRSIKFSKDGEGLWRREHSKRRNGNLYPTHGLGPVAQCMNINRGDRLDYLVSMSSPSRGLQHWQQEQLADDDPRRSERYVLGDVNLTLIRTALEKTLYVVHDTNLPRPYSRILMVQGTRGLAQGWPGPARVHIEGRSPAHQWENLDKYAAEFEHPLWKKKETAEAKAGHGGMDYLESARIVKCLMEGLPMDMDVYDAAMMSAICELTEKSVANRSRPVDVPDFTRGRWKTRSPLGIVDA, encoded by the coding sequence ATGCCGACGAATCCACTTGACGAGCAGGCGCTCGCAGACCGCCATGACCGCCGCGAGTTTCTGAAACTCTCCGCCCTCGCCGGCCTGGCCGCGGCCACGGGCGCCGGCGCCGCCGGCTGCGCGGCTCTGTCGCCGCGGCTGGGCGCGGCGCCAGAGGCGCCGCTCACCAGCAAGCCGCTGGAGCGCGTCCGGGTGGGGATCGTCGGCGTGGGCGGCATGGGCTGCGTGCACGTTTCGAACCTGATGAACATGCCGAACGTCGAGGTGACAGCCGTTTGCGACATCGTCCCCGGCAAGATCGAGTACGTGCAGGACTGGCTCACGAAGGCCGGCAAGCCCAAACCCGCCGGTTACAGCCGCGGCCCGCGCGATTTTGAGCGCATGTGTCAGACCGAGGAGCTGGACATCGTTTACAACGCGACGCCCTGGGAATGGCACGTACCCGTCTGCGTCGCCGCGATGAAGAATGGCAAGCACACCGCGGTCGAAGTGCCCGCGTCCTACACGCTGGACGGTTGCTGGGAGCTGGTCGAGACCGCGGAGAAGCACGCCCGGCACTGCATCATGCTCGAAAACTGCAACTACGACCGCAACGAGCTGATGATCCTGAACATGGTGCGGCAGGGTGTTCTGGGCGAGGTGCTGCACGGCGAGTGCGGCTATCTGCACGATCTGCGCAGCATCAAGTTCAGCAAGGACGGCGAGGGATTGTGGCGCCGCGAGCACTCGAAACGCCGCAACGGCAACCTGTATCCGACGCACGGGCTGGGGCCGGTGGCGCAGTGCATGAACATCAACCGCGGCGACCGGCTCGACTACCTTGTTTCAATGAGCAGCCCGTCGCGCGGGCTGCAGCATTGGCAGCAGGAGCAGCTCGCGGACGACGACCCGCGCCGCAGCGAGAGATACGTGCTCGGTGACGTGAACCTGACGCTCATCCGCACGGCGCTCGAAAAGACGCTTTACGTTGTACATGACACGAACCTGCCGCGGCCCTACAGCCGCATTCTGATGGTGCAGGGCACGCGCGGCCTGGCGCAGGGCTGGCCCGGCCCGGCCCGCGTGCACATCGAGGGCCGCAGCCCGGCCCACCAGTGGGAGAACCTCGACAAGTATGCCGCCGAGTTCGAGCACCCGCTCTGGAAGAAGAAGGAGACCGCGGAGGCGAAGGCCGGCCACGGCGGGATGGATTACCTCGAAAGCGCCCGCATCGTGAAGTGCCTGATGGAGGGGCTGCCGATGGACATGGACGTCTACGACGCGGCGATGATGAGCGCCATCTGCGAGCTGACCGAAAAGAGCGTCGCCAATCGCAGCCGACCGGTGGACGTGCCGGACTTCACCCGCGGCCGCTGGAAGACCCGCAGCCCGCTGGGAATCGTCGACGCCTGA
- the nahK gene encoding N-acetylhexosamine 1-kinase — MLSLVLLAAGLGSRFGGSKQLAPVRPSGETIMDYTIYDALRAGMTQVVFVIRPEAEHGFRDSIGRRIESRVAVRYAHQRLDDLPPGFSPPIGRTKPWGTGHALLCAAALVDGPFIVANADDGYGAEAMEAIATAAAGLHDPKDAALAAFPLRATVARVEAGVSRAVCRVSAAGALQHIEEYTHVRRDADAFVGVGPRGYFQQFTGDELVSMNLWAFQPALFDALRESFARFLESADDLATAEFFLPAAVMAAMACDVLRVRVLPTKSQWFGITHAADQYAAATAVEQAILLQRYPAVLWEQSTAVVERFALPGPVSAAWPRSGGHINDAFLVLCGTPWRGQRFLLQRINPRVFPNAHAVVDNMVRITQHLRAKLESRGVADVDRRVLTPIPTTDGGYISEFENASWRMLRLIEDAATVPLISPQRAYQAAAAFAAYHADLADLPPPPLHETIRDFHNTPLRLTALERSIASTSDRMRRRAAALIDEARRRAPLATQLEDLVRRGDVTAQTVHNDAKLSNILFDARTDEPLCIVDLDTTMTGLALHDFGDMVRSMAATAEEEEIDCSRVRIDADRYRALADGFRTVHADATDEQLATAARVIIYEQAIRFLTDYLEGDRYYRTSRAGQNRERAANQFALLRSLGE; from the coding sequence ATGCTCTCACTCGTGCTACTGGCCGCGGGGCTCGGCAGCCGCTTCGGCGGAAGCAAGCAGCTTGCGCCGGTGCGGCCCAGCGGCGAGACGATCATGGATTACACGATCTACGACGCGCTGCGCGCCGGCATGACGCAGGTCGTGTTCGTGATTCGGCCGGAGGCGGAGCATGGATTTCGCGATTCGATCGGGCGGCGGATCGAGTCGCGCGTCGCCGTCCGCTATGCGCATCAGCGGCTCGACGATCTTCCGCCGGGTTTCTCGCCGCCGATCGGTCGCACCAAGCCGTGGGGGACGGGGCACGCGCTGCTGTGTGCAGCGGCGCTGGTGGATGGGCCGTTCATCGTCGCGAACGCGGATGATGGCTATGGCGCGGAGGCGATGGAGGCAATCGCGACCGCCGCCGCCGGGCTTCACGATCCGAAAGACGCCGCCCTCGCCGCGTTTCCGCTCCGGGCGACCGTTGCGCGCGTCGAGGCCGGCGTTTCGCGCGCCGTCTGTCGCGTCAGCGCCGCTGGCGCGCTGCAGCACATCGAGGAATACACGCATGTTCGCCGTGACGCGGACGCATTCGTCGGCGTCGGCCCGCGCGGCTATTTCCAGCAGTTTACGGGCGACGAGCTGGTGTCGATGAATCTCTGGGCGTTTCAGCCGGCGCTGTTCGACGCGCTGCGCGAGAGCTTCGCTCGGTTTCTCGAATCCGCCGACGACCTAGCGACGGCCGAATTTTTTCTCCCGGCGGCGGTGATGGCTGCGATGGCGTGCGACGTCCTGCGTGTTCGCGTGCTGCCGACCAAATCTCAGTGGTTCGGCATCACGCACGCAGCGGACCAGTACGCGGCGGCGACCGCGGTTGAGCAGGCGATTCTCCTTCAGCGATACCCGGCGGTTCTCTGGGAACAGTCAACCGCCGTCGTCGAGCGGTTCGCGCTTCCGGGCCCCGTCAGCGCTGCGTGGCCGCGATCCGGCGGGCACATCAATGATGCGTTTCTCGTCCTGTGCGGAACGCCGTGGCGTGGCCAGCGATTCCTGCTGCAACGAATCAACCCGCGCGTTTTTCCAAACGCCCATGCCGTCGTTGACAACATGGTGCGAATCACGCAGCACCTGCGAGCCAAGCTCGAATCACGCGGCGTCGCCGATGTCGATCGCCGAGTCCTGACGCCGATCCCCACGACCGACGGCGGCTACATCTCAGAGTTCGAGAACGCATCGTGGCGTATGCTGCGGCTCATCGAAGACGCCGCGACGGTCCCGCTCATCTCGCCGCAGCGCGCCTACCAGGCGGCGGCCGCGTTCGCCGCGTACCACGCCGACCTGGCCGACCTGCCGCCCCCGCCGCTGCATGAGACGATCCGCGATTTTCACAACACGCCGCTGCGGCTGACCGCGCTGGAGCGCTCCATCGCGTCCACTTCGGACCGGATGCGACGGAGGGCCGCCGCGCTGATCGATGAAGCCCGCCGACGCGCCCCGCTCGCGACGCAGCTCGAAGACCTGGTTCGCCGCGGCGATGTGACGGCACAGACCGTGCACAATGACGCGAAGTTGAGCAACATCCTGTTCGACGCACGGACCGATGAGCCTCTGTGCATCGTCGATCTGGATACGACGATGACGGGCCTGGCGCTGCACGACTTCGGCGACATGGTGCGGAGCATGGCGGCTACGGCGGAGGAGGAGGAGATTGATTGCTCCCGGGTGCGCATCGACGCCGATCGCTACCGGGCGCTGGCCGACGGATTCCGAACGGTTCACGCCGACGCGACGGATGAGCAACTGGCGACCGCGGCACGGGTCATTATCTACGAGCAGGCGATCCGGTTTCTGACCGACTACCTGGAGGGCGACCGATACTACCGCACGTCCCGCGCGGGGCAGAATCGAGAACGAGCAGCCAATCAGTTTGCGCTGCTTCGCTCGCTGGGAGAGTAG
- the purL gene encoding Phosphoribosylformylglycinamidine synthase subunit PurL: protein MPVSPENARRGYYLYPARGERMHARGGPCVAVFCVEVGRFAEQPQRCPIVRELRQAGFHTVRGAVESTLYFVEGALRVEDAERLAVRLLQDPVTERAQVTTEAGGPDRWQLEVHLRPGVMNPTAETTLAELRAEGFRVDHVRTARRYRFEAEGDPAVLLPAIGRAIANDCIEQVVLGTAGVHPAPRAPQSRNETRHVAIRVLHEAALERLSRDRHLFLSLEEMRAVQAYFNALGRDPTDLEIETLAQTWSEHCVHKTLKSAVRYRGPGFGLAGQREPIERTYDNLLSDTIARATRELIAEGRGPHCLSVFVDNAGIIAFDDDLAVAFKVETHNHPSAIEPYGGAATGVGGCIRDVIGCGLAARPIANTDVFCVAPGDWPADQLPKGVLHPARVLRGVVAGVADYGNRIGIPTVNGAVYFDPRYLGNPLVFCGCVGLIPRDRIEKRAAAGDWVVLIGGRTGRDGIHGATFSSAELTDTHADEFSHAVQIGNAITEKRVLDGVLAARDHVDGRLFSSITDCGAGGLSSAVGEMAAEIGAVVDLEKVPLKYAGLRYDEIWISEAQERMVLAVPAARLDAFLQVMRDEEVEAAVIGRFGDAEGNAYSAAPRLIMRFNGEVVGDLDLSFLHDGVPRRTRTAEWRGHSDGACARPVRSNDAGPDVSGRDARTPLFEQLAAQLSRPTAAAKEWIIRRYDHEVQGRTVVKPLLGRGRGPGDAAVLRPRPTSARGIALGCGLAPHLSDRDPYWMALAAIDEAIRNVVCVGGDPRRTAILDNFCWGRCDDPQIMGELVRACQGCYDAAKAYGTPFISGKDSLNNEFALDAVDVDVLVNTLTAIAEGDSPDARRLAERLPQIAARIRSSGRLAIPSTLLISALAIVHDIQRACTPDLKRGGDELLLVGGFDASGYDPCDATRVHLAMADAIAAGHVRACHDVSDGGWLAAVAEMSLGGRRGAVLEPLPQPFDERVAGYVVEAGPDGRKWFNTRGVACAALGAVADDAAIRVGDETMALTDIEQAWRGQRSEALGVGGAR from the coding sequence ATGCCCGTTTCACCGGAGAATGCACGCCGCGGCTATTATCTCTACCCGGCGCGCGGCGAACGGATGCACGCGCGCGGAGGACCCTGCGTGGCGGTTTTCTGCGTCGAAGTCGGGCGCTTCGCGGAGCAGCCGCAGCGCTGTCCGATCGTTCGGGAACTCAGGCAGGCGGGGTTTCACACGGTTCGCGGGGCGGTCGAATCGACGCTCTACTTTGTGGAGGGCGCGTTGCGGGTGGAAGACGCGGAGCGGCTCGCCGTGCGCTTGCTTCAGGATCCCGTCACCGAACGGGCGCAGGTGACCACGGAGGCGGGCGGCCCCGATCGCTGGCAACTGGAGGTTCACCTCCGGCCGGGCGTCATGAATCCCACTGCGGAGACGACGCTGGCCGAATTGCGGGCCGAGGGGTTTCGGGTGGACCACGTGCGGACGGCGCGGCGATACCGCTTCGAGGCGGAGGGGGATCCAGCCGTGTTGCTGCCGGCGATCGGGCGGGCGATCGCGAACGACTGCATCGAACAGGTGGTGCTGGGCACCGCCGGCGTTCACCCGGCGCCGCGTGCACCGCAGTCGCGGAATGAGACGCGGCACGTGGCGATCCGCGTGCTGCACGAAGCCGCGCTCGAGCGTCTTTCGCGCGACAGGCACCTCTTTCTATCGCTGGAAGAAATGCGCGCGGTTCAAGCGTACTTCAACGCGCTGGGCCGCGACCCGACCGATCTGGAAATCGAGACGCTCGCTCAGACCTGGTCGGAACACTGCGTGCACAAGACGCTCAAGAGCGCCGTCCGCTATCGCGGCCCGGGCTTCGGCCTGGCCGGCCAGCGCGAGCCGATCGAACGCACCTACGACAACTTGCTCAGCGACACGATCGCCCGCGCCACGCGCGAGCTCATCGCCGAAGGGCGCGGGCCGCACTGCCTCTCGGTGTTCGTCGACAACGCCGGCATCATCGCCTTTGACGACGACCTGGCGGTGGCGTTCAAAGTCGAGACGCACAACCACCCGTCGGCGATCGAGCCGTATGGCGGCGCCGCGACCGGCGTGGGCGGTTGTATTCGCGACGTGATCGGCTGCGGTCTGGCGGCGCGGCCGATCGCGAACACGGACGTTTTCTGCGTGGCGCCGGGCGACTGGCCGGCCGATCAGCTTCCCAAGGGCGTCCTGCATCCGGCCCGCGTGCTGCGCGGCGTGGTCGCGGGCGTGGCCGACTACGGCAATCGGATAGGGATTCCAACGGTCAACGGGGCGGTGTATTTCGACCCGCGCTACCTCGGCAACCCGCTCGTGTTCTGCGGCTGCGTCGGGCTGATTCCGCGCGATCGCATCGAAAAGAGAGCGGCGGCCGGCGACTGGGTGGTGCTCATCGGCGGGCGCACCGGCCGCGACGGCATTCACGGCGCGACCTTCTCATCTGCGGAACTGACCGACACGCACGCGGACGAGTTTTCGCACGCGGTGCAGATCGGCAACGCGATCACGGAGAAGCGCGTGCTGGACGGCGTGCTGGCGGCTCGCGATCACGTGGATGGTCGCCTGTTCAGCTCCATCACGGATTGCGGCGCGGGCGGGCTGAGCAGCGCAGTGGGTGAGATGGCGGCGGAGATCGGGGCGGTTGTTGATCTCGAAAAAGTGCCGCTGAAATACGCCGGGCTGCGCTACGACGAAATCTGGATCAGCGAGGCGCAGGAGCGGATGGTGCTGGCGGTTCCGGCGGCGCGCCTCGACGCGTTTCTGCAAGTCATGCGGGACGAGGAAGTCGAAGCCGCGGTGATCGGGCGCTTCGGCGACGCGGAAGGGAATGCGTACTCGGCGGCGCCACGGCTGATCATGCGATTCAATGGAGAGGTCGTCGGCGATCTCGACCTGAGCTTTCTGCATGACGGCGTTCCGCGCCGCACACGAACGGCGGAATGGCGCGGGCATTCGGACGGGGCGTGCGCGCGTCCCGTCCGCTCGAACGATGCGGGCCCCGACGTGAGCGGGCGAGACGCCCGCACTCCCCTGTTCGAGCAGCTTGCCGCGCAGCTTTCACGGCCGACGGCCGCCGCCAAGGAGTGGATCATCCGCCGGTACGACCACGAGGTGCAGGGCCGCACGGTGGTCAAGCCGCTGCTGGGCCGCGGACGCGGTCCGGGCGATGCGGCGGTTCTGCGTCCGCGGCCGACGAGCGCGCGCGGGATCGCGCTGGGTTGCGGGCTGGCGCCGCACCTGTCCGATCGCGATCCGTACTGGATGGCGCTGGCGGCGATCGACGAGGCGATTCGCAACGTGGTGTGCGTCGGCGGCGATCCGCGTCGGACGGCAATTCTGGACAATTTCTGCTGGGGCCGCTGCGACGACCCGCAGATCATGGGTGAGCTGGTCCGCGCTTGCCAGGGCTGCTATGACGCGGCCAAGGCCTACGGCACGCCGTTCATTTCCGGCAAGGACTCGCTCAACAACGAGTTTGCACTCGACGCGGTGGACGTGGATGTGTTGGTCAACACGTTAACGGCGATCGCGGAGGGTGATTCGCCCGACGCGCGGCGCCTGGCGGAGCGCCTGCCGCAGATCGCCGCGCGAATTCGATCGTCGGGCCGGCTCGCGATCCCGTCGACGCTGCTCATCAGCGCACTGGCGATCGTGCACGATATCCAGCGGGCATGCACGCCCGACCTGAAGCGCGGCGGCGACGAGCTCCTGCTGGTCGGCGGGTTCGACGCCAGCGGATATGATCCCTGCGACGCGACCCGCGTGCACCTGGCGATGGCCGACGCGATCGCCGCCGGCCACGTCCGGGCATGCCACGACGTGAGCGACGGTGGGTGGCTGGCGGCGGTCGCGGAGATGTCGCTGGGCGGGCGGCGCGGCGCCGTGCTGGAGCCGCTGCCGCAGCCGTTCGACGAGCGCGTGGCCGGCTATGTCGTGGAGGCCGGCCCGGACGGCCGGAAGTGGTTCAACACCCGCGGCGTTGCGTGCGCGGCGCTCGGAGCAGTGGCCGATGACGCGGCGATTCGCGTCGGCGATGAGACCATGGCGCTGACGGATATTGAGCAGGCCTGGCGCGGGCAGCGCTCTGAAGCGCTGGGCGTCGGTGGCGCGCGATGA
- a CDS encoding ClpA/B family protein produces MFERFTDRARKVMALANQEAQRFNHEYIGTEHILLGLVKEGSGVGANVLKNLGVDLRKVRLEVEKLVKSGPEMVTMGKLPQTPRAKRVIEYAIEEARNLNHNYVGTEHLLLGLLREQDGVAAQVLMNLGLKLEDVREEVLNLLGAGVESEEAPQQAAPETAKKGKSKTPALDSFGRDLTELAREGKLDPVIGRANEIERVITVLCRRMKNNPVLLGEAGVGKTAIVEGLAQKIISHQVPEILHDRRIVVLDLAMMVAGTKYRGQFEERIKAVMNEVRRARNVILFIDELHTLVGAGGAEGAIDASNVLKPALSRGEIQCIGATTFDEFRKYIEKDAALARRFQPIHVDEPSVEHTLEILKGLRDRYEAHHRVQITDLALKNATELSHRYITGRVLPDKAIDVIDEAGARIRIRSMTLPPDLADIEREIERLTVEKDESVKNADYERAAELRDKCETLRLKKETIQKEWKDRAREVDGVVDENVVAEVISKMTGIPLTRLEKDEAERLLQLENELHKRVISQHESISAVARSVRRSRSGLKDPNRPMGSFIFLGPSGVGKTLLAKSLAEFLFGDEDALVTIDMSEYMEKHNVSRLIGAPPGYVGYEEGGQLTERVRRRPYAVVLLDEIEKAHPDVFNMLLQIMEEGRLTDSFGRHVDFKNVIMIMTSNVGADRIMSQDPFGFMKRNDDINYQKMKDMLTSELERHFRPEFINRLDEVVVFHKLTREDLVSIIDLELAKVNKRLKDHGLVLELTDEAKEFLLEKGTDEKFGARPLRRTMSSMIEDPLSEDILRGTFKDKKVIRVTATTDPKTEEKKFVFEGLEAPPPPAAPAKPELAAAGADAT; encoded by the coding sequence ATGTTTGAACGCTTCACCGACCGCGCCAGAAAGGTCATGGCCCTGGCCAACCAGGAAGCCCAGCGGTTCAATCACGAATACATCGGAACTGAGCACATTTTGCTTGGTCTCGTCAAAGAGGGGTCGGGCGTCGGGGCGAACGTGCTGAAAAATCTCGGCGTAGACCTGCGCAAGGTCCGCCTGGAAGTCGAGAAGCTCGTCAAGAGCGGCCCCGAGATGGTGACGATGGGCAAGCTCCCTCAAACCCCGCGGGCCAAGCGAGTTATCGAATACGCCATCGAGGAAGCCCGCAACCTCAATCATAACTACGTTGGGACCGAACACCTGCTGCTCGGCCTGCTGCGGGAGCAGGACGGCGTCGCCGCGCAAGTGTTGATGAATCTTGGTCTTAAGCTCGAAGATGTGCGCGAGGAAGTGCTCAATCTCCTCGGCGCCGGCGTCGAGTCGGAGGAAGCACCGCAGCAAGCTGCTCCGGAGACCGCCAAGAAGGGCAAGAGCAAGACGCCGGCCCTCGATTCATTCGGCCGTGACCTGACAGAACTGGCCCGCGAGGGCAAGCTCGACCCGGTCATCGGTCGCGCCAATGAAATCGAACGCGTCATCACCGTCCTCTGCCGTCGGATGAAAAACAACCCCGTGCTGCTGGGCGAGGCCGGCGTCGGAAAGACGGCGATCGTCGAAGGCCTGGCACAGAAAATCATCAGCCACCAGGTTCCCGAGATTCTGCACGACCGGCGCATCGTCGTGCTCGACCTGGCGATGATGGTCGCGGGCACGAAGTACCGCGGCCAGTTTGAGGAGCGCATCAAGGCTGTGATGAACGAAGTCCGCCGGGCGCGCAACGTGATTCTGTTCATCGATGAGCTGCACACGCTGGTCGGCGCCGGCGGCGCGGAAGGCGCCATCGACGCCAGCAACGTGCTGAAGCCGGCCCTTTCGCGCGGCGAGATTCAGTGCATCGGCGCGACGACGTTCGACGAGTTCCGCAAGTACATCGAAAAAGACGCGGCCCTGGCGCGGCGTTTCCAGCCGATCCACGTGGATGAGCCGTCGGTCGAGCACACGCTCGAAATCCTGAAGGGACTTCGCGACCGCTACGAAGCGCATCACCGTGTGCAGATCACCGACCTGGCGCTCAAGAACGCCACCGAGCTCTCGCATCGTTACATCACCGGCCGCGTCCTGCCCGACAAGGCCATCGACGTGATCGACGAAGCCGGCGCCCGCATCCGCATCCGCAGCATGACGCTCCCGCCCGACCTGGCGGACATCGAGCGCGAGATCGAGCGCCTGACGGTCGAGAAAGACGAGTCGGTCAAGAACGCCGACTACGAGCGGGCCGCCGAGCTGCGCGACAAATGCGAGACGCTGCGGCTCAAGAAGGAAACCATCCAGAAGGAATGGAAGGACCGCGCCCGCGAGGTGGACGGCGTGGTCGATGAGAACGTCGTGGCCGAAGTCATCAGCAAGATGACCGGCATTCCGCTGACGCGCCTGGAAAAGGACGAAGCCGAACGGCTCTTGCAACTCGAAAACGAGCTGCACAAGCGCGTCATCAGCCAGCACGAGTCGATCAGCGCGGTGGCGCGCAGCGTTCGCCGCTCGCGCAGCGGCCTGAAAGACCCCAACCGGCCGATGGGCTCGTTCATCTTTCTCGGCCCGTCGGGCGTCGGCAAAACGCTGCTCGCCAAGTCGCTCGCTGAGTTCCTCTTCGGCGATGAAGACGCGCTGGTCACGATCGACATGTCGGAGTACATGGAGAAGCACAACGTCAGCCGGCTGATCGGCGCTCCGCCGGGATACGTCGGCTACGAAGAGGGCGGCCAGCTCACCGAGCGCGTTCGCCGCCGGCCCTACGCCGTGGTGCTGCTCGACGAGATCGAGAAGGCGCACCCGGACGTGTTCAACATGCTCTTGCAGATCATGGAGGAAGGCCGCCTGACCGACAGCTTCGGCCGGCACGTGGACTTCAAGAACGTGATCATGATCATGACCAGCAACGTCGGGGCCGACCGCATCATGAGCCAGGATCCGTTCGGGTTCATGAAGCGCAACGACGACATCAACTACCAGAAGATGAAGGACATGCTGACGTCGGAGCTGGAACGGCACTTCCGGCCGGAATTCATCAACCGGCTCGACGAAGTGGTCGTCTTCCACAAGCTGACGCGCGAGGACCTGGTGTCGATCATCGACCTCGAGCTGGCCAAGGTGAACAAGCGCCTGAAGGACCACGGCCTGGTGCTGGAGCTGACCGACGAGGCCAAGGAATTCCTGCTGGAGAAGGGCACGGACGAAAAGTTCGGCGCCCGCCCGCTGCGCCGCACGATGTCGAGCATGATCGAAGACCCGCTCAGCGAGGACATCCTGCGCGGCACGTTCAAGGACAAGAAGGTCATCCGCGTGACGGCCACGACCGACCCGAAGACGGAAGAAAAGAAGTTCGTCTTCGAAGGCCTCGAAGCCCCCCCGCCGCCGGCGGCCCCGGCCAAACCCGAACTCGCCGCGGCCGGCGCCGACGCGACGTAG
- the accA gene encoding Acetyl-coenzyme A carboxylase carboxyl transferase subunit alpha produces the protein MSTQPGLWKNSGGGLTHLLEFEKPIAKMEQEILRIESAQAESPRDLSGVVSGIREQLTIALRETYAKLTPWEKVLVARHPRRPLLRDYIRLIAKDFCELHGDRCYSDDRAMIGGFARLAGRRVMLIGHHKGRDTREKIEANFGCAHPDGYRKALRLMRLAAKFKLPVVCLIDTPGAYPGVEAEERGIAHAIAVNLMEMSRLETPVVAAVIGEGGSGGALGIAVADQVAVMEHAYYSVISPEGCAAILWKSAEHAARAAQALRLTPDQLKRLDLIDEIVPEPLGAAHRDPEGAARSLEAWIGSALEETRKYKLDALLKRRYERLRKLGSFFTDRQSPDASEKPKTRRGAARVASGSSS, from the coding sequence ATGAGTACGCAGCCGGGTTTGTGGAAGAATTCGGGCGGCGGTCTCACCCATCTTCTGGAATTCGAAAAGCCGATCGCCAAGATGGAGCAGGAGATTCTGCGCATCGAGTCGGCCCAGGCCGAATCGCCGCGGGACCTCTCCGGCGTCGTCAGCGGCATTCGAGAGCAGCTTACGATCGCGCTTCGTGAGACTTACGCCAAGCTGACCCCATGGGAAAAAGTGCTCGTCGCGCGGCACCCTCGCCGCCCGCTGCTGCGCGACTATATCCGCTTGATCGCCAAGGACTTCTGCGAACTCCACGGCGATCGTTGCTATTCTGATGACCGTGCAATGATCGGCGGCTTCGCCCGCCTCGCCGGGCGCAGGGTCATGCTCATCGGCCATCACAAGGGCCGTGACACACGCGAAAAAATCGAGGCCAACTTTGGTTGTGCCCATCCCGACGGCTACCGGAAGGCTCTCCGCCTGATGAGGCTCGCGGCCAAGTTCAAGCTGCCGGTCGTCTGCCTCATCGACACGCCCGGCGCCTATCCCGGCGTCGAGGCTGAGGAACGCGGTATCGCACACGCCATCGCCGTCAACCTGATGGAGATGTCGCGACTGGAAACGCCTGTCGTTGCGGCGGTTATCGGTGAAGGTGGAAGCGGCGGGGCGCTCGGCATCGCCGTCGCCGACCAGGTCGCCGTCATGGAACATGCGTATTACTCGGTCATCAGCCCGGAAGGCTGTGCGGCGATTCTCTGGAAGTCGGCCGAGCACGCGGCCCGGGCCGCCCAGGCGCTTCGTCTCACGCCGGACCAGCTTAAGCGCTTGGATCTGATCGACGAGATCGTTCCGGAGCCGCTGGGTGCGGCCCACCGCGATCCGGAAGGGGCGGCTCGCAGCCTTGAGGCGTGGATCGGCAGCGCTCTTGAAGAGACTCGAAAGTACAAGCTCGACGCGCTGCTGAAGCGCCGTTACGAGCGGCTCCGAAAACTAGGCTCGTTCTTTACAGATCGACAGTCGCCCGACGCGAGCGAAAAGCCAAAGACCCGGCGCGGCGCGGCGCGGGTCGCGAGCGGCTCTTCGTCGTAA